The Alkalihalobacillus sp. TS-13 genomic interval GAGATACTATTAATTTTTTAAGAAAGGGGTGTGTAGGTGAATTGATAAAGAGGGTAAGACGTTTTGAATAGGTCTATTAGATTATAAAAGAGGAAGAAGACTCAATTAATTATTGGAACAATATTACAATTAGCGGTATGCTGGTAAGCGGTTGTTAAAATGAAAATAAATCGTGGAGTAATGATAATGAGAGAATACCTAAATAACACATCCACAAATAGAATGCATAAAAACTCCCTTCTATTTCACTGAATAGGAGGGAGTAAATGGTGGAATATTGTTGATTCTTTCCTAATTCGCAGATCGGAATTGATCACTTTCTGTCGAGCCTGTGAGTGCTGTTGTAGATGAAGTACCTCCAGAAATGACCTTAGCTACTTCATCAAAGTAACCCGTTCCAACTTCACGTTGATGCCTTGTTGCTGAATATCCGTATTTTTCGCTGTTGAATTCAGCTTGTTGCAACTCAGAATATGCCGCCATTCCTCGATCTTTGTATTGTCTTGCCAATTCAAACATACTGTGATTTAAAGCATGGAATCCTGCAAGAGTGACAAACTGGAACTTATATCCCATGTTACCAAGCTCTTTCTGGAATTTAGCGATCGTCAAATCATCTAATTTAGCTTTCCAGTTGAATGAAGGTGAGCAATTGTATGCAAGTAGTTTACCTGGATATTTTTCATGGATTGCATCAGCAAATTGTTTCGCTTCTTCAAGGTTTGGTTCGGATGTTTCACACCATACCAAATCTGCATAAGGTGCATACGAAAGCCCTCTTGCAATTGCTTGATCAATGCCCGGATTTGTGCGGAAAAATCCTTCTGGTGTGCGTTCACCGGTGATAAAATCTGCATCCACCGGGTCGATATCACTAGTGATAAGATCTGCAGCGTTCGCATCTGTACGAGCGACAATAATCGTCGGTACCCCCATGACATCTGCTGCGAATCGCGCTGAGATCAAGTTGCGGACGGAAGTTTGGGTTGGAAGCAATACTTTCCCTCCTAAATGTCCGCATTTTTTCTCAGAAGACAATTGATCCTCGAAGTGAACACCTGCCGCTCCCGCTTCAATCATGCTCTTCATTAGTTCGAACACATTCAATTGACCACCGAATCCTGCCTCAGCATCTGCAACAATCGGAGCAAACCAATCAATGTCATCCGACCCTTCCATACACTGAATCTGATCAGCACGTTGCAGAGTCTGGTTGATCCGTTTCACAACCTGCGGAACACTATTGGCTGGATAGAGACTTTGGTCAGGATACATATTACCTGAAAGGTTTGCATCGGCTGCAACCTGCCACCCGCTTAAGTAAATAGCCTTCAACCCTGCCTTAACCTGTTGCATGGCCTGGTTCCCCGTCAAAGCACCAAGAGCGTTGATATAACCATCAGTATTAAGCAGCTTCCAAAGCTTTTCAGAACCATGTCTTGCTAGTGTATGTTCAATCTCGATCGAGCCTCTTAAACGTACTACGTCTTCGGCTGTATAGGGTCTTGTAACACCTTTCCAACGTTCATTATTCGTCCAATCGTGCTCTAATTGTTCGATCTTTTCATTAGTCAACGTTATATCCTCCCTTATATCAAATCAGTTTAATTTTCAGTAAGCTGGAAGCTTCCATTTTTCGCCCTGTAAGAAATCGTAGTCTTTACCGCCATCGATTGTCTTAATAGAATTGGTATTCACTTCCTCCCATTCCATAAGACCATTAAGTATTCAACAGAAATAGAAAGGACGAGGTGCCCCTCATCCTTCTATTCTGCTTTCTTAGACAAGCAGTGCTCACACTCCATGAAATATGACTCAGCCTGTTCCACAATCGTCTGTCCACATTCAGGACATTTCTTCTTGGGTAAGTTTTTGAAAAATTGAACCGGATTTTCCAAAGCCATTTGTAATTCCTCCTTTTTTTGTTTAATATCCTTTATTTTTTCTGTTATAGTACAGTATACATAAGTCAGGTGACTTTGTGTACCCATTTTTTGATTTTTTTGAAATTTAATTATTCAATAGGCGTAAAACCCTGTTATACAGGTCTTTTTTGAAATTAAAAATTCGTCTTTAAATATATGCCTGTTATATTACAGAGTCTTGATATTAAAAATAACCATGAAAAAAACCCCATTAAGGAGCTGTTATATGACAATATAAAAGGAATCATTTTCATATGATGTTCATAATAAATATGGGACCCCTGGAAATACAAGCATACTTTTTTATAATTGCACTGATTATTGATAAGATTAATCAGTAACTATATAAAAGAAAGAAGATGAGAGCATGTCATCAGAACAAACATTAATAGGTATTCCAGTTTCGGTATTAGATCTTTCTCCTATCTTAGCTGGTGGTACACCCTCTGACTCTTTTCAAAATACAGTAGATTTAGCACAACAAGCTGAAAGATGGGGATATAGACGGTATTGGCTAGCAGAACATCACAATATGCCAGCAATTGCGAGTTCTGCTACCTCAGTATTAATCGGTCATGTTGCTGAACACACTTCAACGATACGTGTAGGCTCAGGTGGGATCATGCTGCCAAATCATGCACCACTTGTCATAGCTGAGCAATTTGGAACCTTGGAAACATTATTTCCAGGAAGGATTGATCTAGGTCTAGGAAGAGCACCTGGAACTGATCAGAGAACGGCATATGCACTAAGACGACATCACAAACAGGATGCTCAAGACTTCCCAGAGCAATTAGAGGAACTACGCAGCTACTTCGATCCATCAAGAACTAGTGAAAGCATGAAAGTTCGAGCTTATCCTGGTGAAGGATTGGACGTTCCGATTTGGTTATTAGGGTCAAGTGGTTTCAGTGCTGAATTGGCTGCACGAGAAGGATTACCGTTCGCTTTTGCCAGCCATTTCTCACCCAACAATACTCTTCCTGCACTAGAGGTATATCGTAACTATTTCGAACCATCCGATATACTCGAGAAACCTTACGCAATGGTAGGTGTCAATATAATTGCAGCTGATACGGATGAAGAAGCACAATGGTTGGCAACTTCCTTACAGCAACAATTTCTGAATTTGATCCGAAACAGACTGGGTCCGCTACAGCCTCCTGTGGAAAGCATGGAAGGAAGATGGACTGAATATGAAAAGGTAGCATTACAACAACAATTGGGTGGCTCTATTATCGGTAGTCCTGAAACTGTAAAAGATAAGCTTAAGAAGTTTCTTGAGGAAACGAAAGCAGACGAACTGATCGTCGCTTCTCAAATCTTTGACCATAAAGCACGGTTACATTCATACGAAATTCTCTCAGAAATTATGAATGCCTAATAGAAAGGAGCCTGTTGAATATAACTTTCAACATGGCTCCTTCTTCTTGTTCCATTCTCTCAACCTAAAGATTTCAGATAATGACAAACGGTTTCAATTCCAAGCGTGAAGTTTTCTAAATGGAAATGCTCGTTTGGTGCATGGAGGTTTTCGGATGGTAAACCAAAGCCCATCAGCACAACAGGAGCATCCAGCACTGTGGAAAATACCTCTACAATCGGAATCGATCCCCCTTCTTTAGGAAACAGAGGTTGTACACCATAAACCGTTTCATATGCATCTGCCGCTTTTTGTATCATCGGATTCTTGGAGTCTAATAAAACTGGTGCAGCTTGGATCGATTGTTTCAATAGAACCTTTGTCCCTGCAGGTTTATGAGTCTTCACATGCTGTTCAATCTTTTCAAAAACAGTTTGTGGATCTTGCTCACCAACAAGACGGCAGCTGATTTTTGCACTCGCCTCACATGGGACAATCGTTTTGATCCCCTCTCCCTGAAACCCAGCAGTAATCCCGTTTATTTCAAGTGTTGGCCGGATACCGGTTTGTTCAAGAAAATTAAACCCTTCTTCACCAAACAACGCTTCCAATCCCAATTCTTGCTTTGTTTTAACCTCGTTGAATGGAATTGCAGCCACTTCATCTTTCAATTCTTCCGTAGGATCTGGTACTCCTTCATAAAATCCTTCAACTGCAACTTTTCCATTTTGTTCGTGTAACGAGTCTAATAGTCGAACGAGATTATGTGCAGCATTTGGAACCCCTCCCCCATATACACCGGAATGAAGATCAGAGTTTGCTGTTTTTACGAAAAGCTCCAAAGCTAACGCACCTCTAAGAGACGTACAGATCGCTGGTTGTCCTCTTTCAATGAATGAAGTATCGGAAATAAGCACTGCATCACAGGATAGCTTGTCTGTATGTTGTTTTATGTAAGGGGGGAGATTCGGGCTTGCCTGCTCTTCTTCACCCTCGATGCATAGCTTTACATTGACTGGGAGTTTTCCATCTTCATCCATCAGTGTTTGAAGGGCTTTTACATGGATGAAAAGCTGGCCTTTATCGTCTGTGGCACCTCTTGCATAAAGCTTGTCGTCTCTCACTTCAGGTTCAAACGGAGGTGAATCCCATAATTCTATCGGGTCCGCTGGTTGTACATCGTAATGGCCATATATCAATACAGTCGGCTTATCATCCGCGTGCAGCCAGTCTGCGTAGACAATTGAATGTCCAGCTGTTTCTATCGTTTCGATGTTTTCCATACCGACCTCTTCAAGTGATGCCGCGAGCCACTCTGCAGCCTTTCGCACATCCCCTTTATGCTCGGGAAGCGTTGAAATACTCGGTATCTTTAAAAATTCTATCAATTGTTCGATATATGCCGTGTTATGTATCATCTTAGAATCTTTCACACAGTCAACCTCCCTAAAAAAATGATCTATATCAATAAGTATAACAGTAAAAAAGCCCACAAAAACTTTCTCTGTGAGCTTTTTTGTATGAATCAACTAATTATCCATTCAATGGGTTCATGTTGGCTTCTCTCTTTGCCTCTTCAGAAGTTTGATACGTATACCCAGTCAATTCCCACTTCCATAAATCAAAGGTGACTGACCCAGACGATGAAAGGTGGATAGAAGAGTTCTTTTTATCAGGAAAAATCCGGGAAGAAAAGACTTCCTCACCGTCATTAACAAAGACTTCAATGGAAGACTGATCGATGAACAATTGTAATGTCGCTAGCTTCGGTATTTGACAACTTCTTGATTCTGTAGATTTATTGTCAAAGTTTTTCCTTTCAAGGGTAAGCACTTTTGATTCGTTTTGATAAATTAATTTTGCATAGTCGAATAGATCGATTTCAAAGCGGTTGTAAGGATCAGCATGTCCAAACTTCAATACTATTTCCATGACGTCCCCATCAAGTTCAGAAAGATGCAGCGATTCGTTATTTATATTGAAATCTTTCTTTTCAAAAAGGGTCCCTCGCATCTTTTTAAGTTCTTCTACAGGACTTTGATGGAATTTCCCATTTTTTATGCGAAGTTCTCTCGGAATGGTCATATTGTGGATCCATTTATAAGCCCGA includes:
- the aceA gene encoding isocitrate lyase codes for the protein MTNEKIEQLEHDWTNNERWKGVTRPYTAEDVVRLRGSIEIEHTLARHGSEKLWKLLNTDGYINALGALTGNQAMQQVKAGLKAIYLSGWQVAADANLSGNMYPDQSLYPANSVPQVVKRINQTLQRADQIQCMEGSDDIDWFAPIVADAEAGFGGQLNVFELMKSMIEAGAAGVHFEDQLSSEKKCGHLGGKVLLPTQTSVRNLISARFAADVMGVPTIIVARTDANAADLITSDIDPVDADFITGERTPEGFFRTNPGIDQAIARGLSYAPYADLVWCETSEPNLEEAKQFADAIHEKYPGKLLAYNCSPSFNWKAKLDDLTIAKFQKELGNMGYKFQFVTLAGFHALNHSMFELARQYKDRGMAAYSELQQAEFNSEKYGYSATRHQREVGTGYFDEVAKVISGGTSSTTALTGSTESDQFRSAN
- the yhfH gene encoding protein YhfH, with protein sequence MALENPVQFFKNLPKKKCPECGQTIVEQAESYFMECEHCLSKKAE
- a CDS encoding LLM class flavin-dependent oxidoreductase, producing the protein MSSEQTLIGIPVSVLDLSPILAGGTPSDSFQNTVDLAQQAERWGYRRYWLAEHHNMPAIASSATSVLIGHVAEHTSTIRVGSGGIMLPNHAPLVIAEQFGTLETLFPGRIDLGLGRAPGTDQRTAYALRRHHKQDAQDFPEQLEELRSYFDPSRTSESMKVRAYPGEGLDVPIWLLGSSGFSAELAAREGLPFAFASHFSPNNTLPALEVYRNYFEPSDILEKPYAMVGVNIIAADTDEEAQWLATSLQQQFLNLIRNRLGPLQPPVESMEGRWTEYEKVALQQQLGGSIIGSPETVKDKLKKFLEETKADELIVASQIFDHKARLHSYEILSEIMNA
- a CDS encoding dipeptidase gives rise to the protein MIHNTAYIEQLIEFLKIPSISTLPEHKGDVRKAAEWLAASLEEVGMENIETIETAGHSIVYADWLHADDKPTVLIYGHYDVQPADPIELWDSPPFEPEVRDDKLYARGATDDKGQLFIHVKALQTLMDEDGKLPVNVKLCIEGEEEQASPNLPPYIKQHTDKLSCDAVLISDTSFIERGQPAICTSLRGALALELFVKTANSDLHSGVYGGGVPNAAHNLVRLLDSLHEQNGKVAVEGFYEGVPDPTEELKDEVAAIPFNEVKTKQELGLEALFGEEGFNFLEQTGIRPTLEINGITAGFQGEGIKTIVPCEASAKISCRLVGEQDPQTVFEKIEQHVKTHKPAGTKVLLKQSIQAAPVLLDSKNPMIQKAADAYETVYGVQPLFPKEGGSIPIVEVFSTVLDAPVVLMGFGLPSENLHAPNEHFHLENFTLGIETVCHYLKSLG